Genomic window (Daucus carota subsp. sativus chromosome 5, DH1 v3.0, whole genome shotgun sequence):
CAAAAGTATCAACAGATGTCAAGCGTCCTTTTGGGGACGAGGTAATTGAATTGCTATATCCCTTCTATATATGttgacaaaataaataattgtaaaCCATTTCAATGCACTAATTCATTTCTGCTTATAATCAGTTTAGAGTTGCTCGGAAGACATCTGAAGAAGTTGGTGCTCAGATAGTTCTAGGAGATCGTCCAATTGAAATAACCGTAAGTGTTCTAATTGTCATGTAATATGTAGAgcaaaatttatttgttaagtAAGATACTAACAAATAACAGCCATGTGAAATCTGATTGGGAGGGAAAGTTGGATAACATTACAAACCACATTCTCTAACTCCTTAATCCATCCCCTCTCTTTCCCTGCGCAGGTTTACAAGCCTGTAATCATCTGTAGGACAGAGTTCATCCTTTGTTGTCCATCCTCACTGAACAGTATTTAAAAAGTGCATACATGCATGTAGTCCAAGTTCATGTGCATTAATAGGTAGAGGGAAAGCTATCGCCAGTCTCATCTGTGCATGCGTTATTCTGTGTTCTTCCTGTACAGACTGTGTTACATGATACCTAACCATGACCTGCTcatttctttaatatatatgatatgtttTTCAGCTTGAAAGGGCTTGGAATTCACTTAAATTGAGCGAGAAAGTAAACCTAATTGGATCCGTTGTTCGTGGAATAACATTGACATCTGATATTTCAAGTGATACTTTGAAGGTATGCATTGATATATCTTTTAAATGATACTTGTAGTTGTTGGTTATTTACTTATTGGTTCTCTTCTGGGTAATCCAACAATAACTATATTACGTTGAAGTAATTctaataaaaagaattatattacatCCAAGCAGGTCACGCCTGATGTATCAGTTATGAGATTAGCCAAAGTTTTGTCAAGCCCCTTATTGAAATTGACTAACCCAATTAATTCCCAATTTAATCCCAAAAAATGAGAAAATGAACTTCCATAAATCCAAGGTCAAGGTTTGATATGGGTTTACATTGGTCTATACTCTTCATTAGTTTAGGTGGATAATTTGTGACTTCTTTAATTTGTTTGTTTCATCAAGAGATATACATAGGGTAAAGATTATTAAATAGTTGAATTTAGACTGTGTTCTCATTCTTTTCATATCATATTTTGGTTGAAGGAATCAAGCTCTGATAACAGCAATTTCCAACTTTACGAACAATTAAGCTTCTCATTCCCATCCTTGCTGCAGCCTCTTATACATGAACGTGACACAGTAAGTTGCCTTTCCCCCACACAATCACTATTACAAAAAGACTTTATAAAAACATGAGTAACATCCCGAATCTGGTGGAATAACGGGGAAGGCTCAATATATGTTTTCTTGCTCTCGGGACCAAGAGAAGATATATTGTGACTATCGATTAGTGCTTCTGAATCTACTGCTGCTCTACTTCCTTTTTCTCTGTGGCCTATAGTAGTATAGCAGGCTTCGTTAACAAAAGATTTGTTGCCACTTCTGCAGTATATTGCTTGGTCTCTAAAGCGGAGTAAAGCTGTGAACAGCAGTAAGAAAGTGGTGGGAGTTATCGGAAAGGGCCATATGAACGGAGTTATATATGCTCTGGTATCAGATTCTGGAGAATTAAGGTTTCGGGACCTTGTTGGACAAAGGTCTTCTGGCAATGAGAATGGTGGCTGGCTTGATACTCTAGCAAAGAATTTGGTAAGAGACACTGTCATCGGCGTTTTGCTGTGGGCATTATTTGAACAGCTAAATACCGGTGTATGGAATATTGACTTTGCGTCCTGGTCTGAATTTCTTGGTGAAAGATGGGCTCTATAAgtttaatattctttttattttattacgaagaagaagaagaagaagaagaagaagaagaagaagaaggagatACTCACGGTCACGGTTTGTGTAGACCAGGCAATCTAAGAGTTAGACAAAATGGAGCTTCCAAGCACAAGTGTACTACTTGAAGTAAAGAACAAACAGCAGGTGTTGTGTCATATGCAATATAGCCTACGGTCGCATTCCATATATGGCAAAGGTGATCTAATGAGAGAAGTTTAGCATTTGTAAGATCAGTACacgtagatatatatatttttagtctTGACAAGAATTATAGAACGCTAGTTGTAAACAGAAATTCTCTGTGTACTGTCTGTACTTGCTTGGGTGCAATGATTTCTAATGCTAAAGCAACTGCTCCCCAGCTTTAAGGAATGCCAATTTTGCCCAATAACTTTTCATTTTATGCAGTAATTAGCATCCGCCCATAGaagtgaatatatttttatactcaCATCGCGATTTGTAATCCAAATGTCAACTTTTAACACCTCAAATTGACCTGTTAGAGCAACTCCGATGAATACTATCTGTTAGCTGTATGTTTATCCATCCTAAAATGGGATGCGGATTTTGTTGATCTTCAACTCGTCTTCTGTATTTATCCAGCACATCTTATGTTTTTTTCAGTTTTAGAGAAAGTCAGGACATATTATCTCCCTCGTATCCGGTTTAGTATATATAGTGTGTGTACACTGGGATAAGACTTGGAAGACCTGAAGAGTAGACACAGATAACCAAATTGTTGTAGTAGTCTCGAGTCTTAAACACAAAGCCTGTGATCCATCCCTGCTTTGATCTGCAAAGAGTAGTCCAACGATGTGCAGTGTAGAAGAGTCCAATAATGTGCAGTGTAGAAGAGCTCATACGAGGTATTGCTCTCATAATCGTTACTTATGGAGAAATAATGAGCATTATGAGCAGGAGTATTACAATTATTCAGCTCATAAAATCATATTACAGAGGCAGCAAATCTCTGGATGCAACAAGTATGGTTTTTTCACTTCCACGCAGCTATTGCTTTTAAGTCTTTAAGTATTGCCCCGACCTTCACAATTCCAGATTTATCATCTACACGTCTTTTTTAATGCAGAGTAAGCCGATTTAGTAGAAAGCTTTATCATGTATGCATTGTCAATTGTGCTGGTGCTAAAGATAACTGAAGTCTAGGTACTGCAGACACACTGTTAACTGATCCAACTAAGATTGGATTGCTTGACATGGCTTTGACTTGTTTGCGGGCTCGATTTAGGCTAAATAATTTCGATGCTGATAGATATATATGATACTATTGGGCTTCCCGTCTTTAGTGCTTGGGCTTCACTACAATCCACATCATTAGTACGCATGTAGTTATGATTTCATTACTTCACTCTGTGGTGTCTATGTAGTGAATTTCATGGTTTCGGTTTTAGTATAGAAAAAGCAAATTCTTGCATCTTTTAGCTATAATATAGTTGTTTGTTGCATATGTTAAATAATTGGCTGCcctttttatataaaactaGCACAAGTCTGTCCTAATCTGGTGGTTACTGACAGCAACATTCTACTTGCTTTCAGGGTACAGAGAAGTTAATGACTGATGCATCTCAATTGTAAGGTACTCCAGTCTCCAGATCTGCAAACCTGGTACCATATTGTTCATTGATTGCTGTTGCCACTCAATCTGCTGCAAGTTGTGGAGCAatctttaaatttaatttcactAAAATAAGGCTAATAAGCTAAAATGTTATCCACAgactattaatttaattaaaatctattataaaTGCAAGTACAATTTGAATTGGGACAATTTAAAGCTTGATTCTGCTAATTTCTCATATCTGAGCTTGAAACCTGTCTCAATACCAGCAACCAATGCGAAAAAAGATATGTAGTCTCTGATATTTCTGCCGATTCTGATCCTTTTCTTTATTGCTAATGTCTGCAAGCAGTCACGAGTAGTAGGAAAGGAGGGCCATTTTGCTAACTTTGCTGCCTCACTCAGCTCTTGCATCAAAGATTCCATTACACGTTTCGATTGTTCAGGTCCTGAATTGCTGGTCCTGGTACTTTCTACACCAAATAACTCTGACAATTCATTACAAATTCCAACCTAGATACCCTCGTACCTCCTACGTGTAGTACAGTACCTTCAAACTGCTAAAAAACCGCTAAAACTTTATAGCATCCTCAGCCTTTATTCGAGtgcttcaaattttttaaagccCTTTTGTCTTGTCAAAATGAATCAAGCCATCAGCCATGTAACAGTTTCCTACTTATTTAACCCCACTTAAATCGAGCTTTAATCTCTTAAGAACCTAGTGAAGCAGAGCACAAACTCCATTTCAATCAAATCCAGATTGAGCATCACTTGTTGAGTTTGAACTTGAATGCGCATAATTAGATTCTTGTACAGTCAAAATCCGTGGCTTTAATCTTTCGGTTCAAAATTAAAGTACACCTAGCTACCTTGTCAAAGAAAGTAACCTGAAAAAGATAACAAAGTGACTAATCTAGAAGTCTAGTCTAATGTGATTAAGCATTGCTTCGAGGCTTTATAATTCAAGTACGTGGAGGCACCCCCATATGTGACAAATGGAACTCGGTCCCTCGCAGCAACCCACTCAATAATATGCATGCACATTATATGCTTTAGCACCAAATTTGGCACTTGTGTCACTCATACCCCTCTTTTCTCTAATGCCGCATGCTCATTTCTTCAATCAATCAGGTCTTACGGCGGAGCACTCGTCCCCCCATTACCTCTTTTGGACTCCTCCTCTTGTTTTTTTATACGTCGAAAGGAAAGAAAAATCGATTTTAATGTGGTAAGTCATGACGATAGCAAACAGTGGAGCGGTGGTACATTCACCAAACTTACAGAATCTATTAACATGTTCCtttttgttatatatgttcTCTAACCACCCACAAATGGAATACTATTGTTTCATTAGGTCGGGAGATTAGTAAAAGGTCGTATCAGGTGTACAAGACTGGAAGGAGTAACGAATCCCTTAAACTATTCAAACTTTCTGGAAGTAGACGATGTCAAATGTGTCATATTCATGGATCACTGTGATACCACGTCCACTTTCAAAATGCGTAGTTCAACTGACTCCGACTTTGATTGATCCAAGTCCTTTGCATGATCAACGCATCCATTGACGACCACGACTAATGGCATTTAGGATCTTTCTAAACAttcttcttttcttatttgagGTCCGCATGTGAATGAAAAATGTGATTAGATGTCTTATGATTACCACCATATTACAAGTCATCGGCTCAAAGTTGATCGAGTCTTTTCATCCAGATTAGAGCAGCCATTGGTCTAGAAAATCTGTGTACATACGTACCAATTCCGGTGACTCCCGCACCATTTACTTGCTATTTTTGTGGTGTTATATCAACGTTTGATTCGTTCAAACAAACACATTATTCATAGGTAAATGGTAATGTGTTGCATGTTCTGTACCCTATATGTTAAATCACATAATTGCTCCgaaatttcatttcaaaattgTAGCGCTTTCGAGAATATTTACCTTTTAGTATTTAGACACGTGTAACTATGATAcacataataatttatatcaagCTCGGTTAACAtcttgagatttgagaagaatgGTTCGAATTACGAACCAGATTGGAACTGTACGTAATAATTTATATCAGGTTCGAATAACACcttgaaatttgaaaagaaTGATTCGAATTACGAACCACATTAACACGGCATGAAACGTACGTTTAGATTGCAGGCAATGTGGGGAGATGAGAGGATAAGATGTCTGTGGTTAAGATTCGATATTCCTTTTATATAAGTAGGGCATGAATAGCTGCGACTTGCTCTCGAAATAGTAGAATAAAATATCCTAGACTTTGCTATAAGGTAACAAAACAACATAAACAACAACATGGTCTATGCCGCTGGTCTTGCTGGTGAGGACTGCAACAAAACGTTAAATTCAAAACTCATGTGGCTCATACACAATTGTTAATTCCACAAACAACATTAGAAAAATCAGAGTATCTCGTgggaataaaaaagaaaaatgtatcGATTTCGGTCGCATAGGAGTTGCATTTGTCCGTAACTCGAATCTGGGTCCCGTCTTCCGGTGTGCTTATCAAAAAGAGCAGGAAACTCTTGACAAAAAAGACCAGCGCACTCGTAGTTGTGAAAATGTAATGCCGTCCACTTGGCACTAGTGTTTCTCTCACTATTCCCTCATTGACTTGTACACTATAACTATgaatatagatagatagatagacgTTCGAATTTAATTATGTTATCTACAGGATTAAACTAGATAAGATTCCTGTCCGAAAGCTgacaatctttttttttttgtatttagatTTAAGAATGTTCCCTGCATTGTTGTTGCTAACAAACGAGTTCAGTATTGCAAACTAAAGTTCACTGAGAGTTGTGCAGTCTCCGTGTCTTTTGTGAAACTGGTATGAAAGTATGAACTTGTGTAAAAGTAATACATGTTCAAAACATGATTAATGCTTATTCATGCCCAATGTTACTTATTGATACCCGAGgatgttaaaatataagtaGAAGATCCATAAAGAGGTATCCACTCATatcttaagattttagatgaaATGATTCTCTACATAATATCAGAGCTTTGATATGCGGGAGGTCTCAGGTTCGAGAGACCTGCCGCCCccaatattttcataatttaaaatggaCGCGAATGCAATTTATAGATGGAATGGTTCTCTACAGAGGAGGAACTAAAATGGGCTCgacacaaaattttgtacattaCGGAATTAAAATGGgctggacaagtattttgataGGTTTGATATATAACTGAGAAATGTTAAACTTATCATAATAAATCTTTTACCATTTGAAAATTACAAAGGGGTAATTAGGTAACTGGCCGCCTTTGATTAGTGAATACTCGGAATAATTTAATGGGTCAAAACTCAAAAGCGGCAAATAGTTTAAGCGGCACTTCAGCCAAGGGGGACGAAAACAACAAACCTTTAGCTGGCTAACTGCAATCTTGACCTCTAATATCTTATTAAGTTGTAAATAGCTACGAATTAAAATGTTAAGTAAATGAAAGCAACGTGTCGTTAGCATATACAGCACCATGGGCCTTAAACTTATGGACCTTTCGTCTGTGCTATAAAAAACTTGAGACCGGTAAGTTGTGTCCAAAACTTTTTGTCCTGGGCTAATTGTCGTGGGTCGGTTTGCTTATGACCCTACCCGTAAACGTTTTACACAAACTTTGACACTAATTAAAATACCTATAATCTAGATTATAGTTGCATAAGTATGCTTAATGACATACTATGTATCCGTAATGCAGGAGTGTACATATATGAGTATGAATCCGGAATCTAGTTAAGCATACCCTGTAGAGGGCCGGTCGAAAGAGGACATGAAAATTAAGCCAAAAGGTTGGCCAGATTTGTACTTTTATACTTAATCTTAAATACATCAAAAAGCCTTAAATTGGCCGTCCAGACTCCCTTTAAATACCACACTTGTTGTTCCTCATAAACCCCCTCTAAAATCATCAACTGCCTTCTCTTCTTACACTCTCTGTCTTTCCTACACAACACAGACTCAAAAATGTGTCAACTAAATTCTTCCCCTTGTTGCGAATGTAAGATAGATCAATCTTCTTACCTTATCATACCAGATTGTAAGAACCCCGAACCCGACATGCTCAGTCCTTTGATCCCCAACACCCCAACAACAGATAGTAAGCTGCAACATCAACATCAGCCTCACCAAACACATCTTTCTCTGGCTGTCAAGGAGGCCTTTTCGATTGCGAACATAGCGCTTCCCATGATTCTCACGGGCCTTCTTTTGTACTCGCGGTCCATGATCTCCATGCTTTTTCTTGGCCATTTAGGCGAGCTGGCGCTGGCTGGTGGCTCGCTTGCTGTTGGCTTTGCCAACATTACTGGCTACTCTATTCTCTCCGGTCTCGCTATGGGAATGGAGCCTATTTGTGGCCAAGCTTTCGGTGCCAAGAAGTACACGCTTCTTGGCCTTTCGTTGCAACGGACAATTCTTTTGTTACTTGTGACTTCTTTTCCGGTGGCCATTTTGTGGCTCAACATGAGGAGAATTCTCTTGTTCTGCGGTCAAGATGAAGCTATAGCGATGGAAGCTCAATCATATCTTCTGTGGTCT
Coding sequences:
- the LOC108219774 gene encoding uncharacterized protein LOC108219774 isoform X1 — translated: MKILTSSSTFPLFNKKHHQNFPSKPNKISDTKLRFRPCMVSIKPPPPGFDFRTEYLLDSRETIAQTHPELLDLADNGTLVLIRKSQFGPVPGWRTEFVEPEVIWLIGTSHVSSQSAVDVERVVRTVKPDNVVVELCRSSLNSLVAEFIFRAGIMFTSNDNENGPKLKSNMFSLSGDGFFGAVGRSLNLGGQTALALRLLLAILSSKVSTDVKRPFGDEFRVARKTSEEVGAQIVLGDRPIEITLERAWNSLKLSEKVNLIGSVVRGITLTSDISSDTLKESSSDNSNFQLYEQLSFSFPSLLQPLIHERDTYIAWSLKRSKAVNSSKKVVGVIGKGHMNGVIYALVSDSGELRFRDLVGQRSSGNENGGWLDTLAKNLVRDTVIGVLLWALFEQLNTGVWNIDFASWSEFLGERWAL
- the LOC108219774 gene encoding uncharacterized protein LOC108219774 isoform X2, whose protein sequence is MKILTSSSTFPLFNKKHHQNFPSKPNKISDTKLRFRPCMVSIKPPPPGFDFRTEYLLDSRETIAQTHPELLDLADNGTLVLIRKSQFGPVPGWRTEFVEPEVIWLIGTSHVSSQSAVDVERVVRTVKPDNVVVELCRSRAGIMFTSNDNENGPKLKSNMFSLSGDGFFGAVGRSLNLGGQTALALRLLLAILSSKVSTDVKRPFGDEFRVARKTSEEVGAQIVLGDRPIEITLERAWNSLKLSEKVNLIGSVVRGITLTSDISSDTLKESSSDNSNFQLYEQLSFSFPSLLQPLIHERDTYIAWSLKRSKAVNSSKKVVGVIGKGHMNGVIYALVSDSGELRFRDLVGQRSSGNENGGWLDTLAKNLVRDTVIGVLLWALFEQLNTGVWNIDFASWSEFLGERWAL
- the LOC108219774 gene encoding uncharacterized protein LOC108219774 isoform X5, producing MFLHSPLLMSNVLSGRLSLIMLLWNSVEAEFIFRAGIMFTSNDNENGPKLKSNMFSLSGDGFFGAVGRSLNLGGQTALALRLLLAILSSKVSTDVKRPFGDEFRVARKTSEEVGAQIVLGDRPIEITLERAWNSLKLSEKVNLIGSVVRGITLTSDISSDTLKESSSDNSNFQLYEQLSFSFPSLLQPLIHERDTYIAWSLKRSKAVNSSKKVVGVIGKGHMNGVIYALVSDSGELRFRDLVGQRSSGNENGGWLDTLAKNLVRDTVIGVLLWALFEQLNTGVWNIDFASWSEFLGERWAL